In the genome of Streptomyces aquilus, the window GAGAAGATCAGCTTCCCGCAGGCCCTCAAGCGCGTCGACGAGGCGTACGGCATGGCCGCGCGGTCGACGAACGCCGTGAAGCGGTTCAACGTGCTGATGGAGGAGCTCCGTACGATCGTCGACTCCGGCGCGGGACCGGCGACGGTCCTGGAGGCGGTGCTCGAACGCACCGGCTATCTCGCCGAGTTGCAGGCCTCCACCGACCCGCAGGACGAGACCCGGATCGAGAACCTCCAGGAACTCGCCGCCGTGGCCCTGGAGTTCGAGCAGGAGACGGCGGAGGGCGAGGAGTCCCCGGGGCTCGCCGCCTTCCTGGAGCGGGTCGCGCTCGTCGCCGACTCCGACCAGATCCCCGACGAGGACGAGGACGGCTCCGGGGTCATCACCCTGATGACGCTCCACACCGCCAAGGGACTCGAGTTCCCGGTCGTCTTCCTCACCGGCATGGAGGACGGCGTCTTCCCGCACATGCGCGCCCTCGGCCAGACCAAGGAGCTGGAGGAGGAGCGGCGGCTCGCGTACGTCGGCATCACGCGCGCGCGGGAGCGGCTGTACCTGACGCGCTCGTCGCTGCGCAGCGCGTGGGGACAGCCGTCGTACAACCCGCCCTCGCGCTTCCTGTCGGAGATCCCGGAGCAGCACGTGGAGTGGAAGCGCACCGGCGCCACCGCGGCCCCGGCGGGCCCGGTCTCGGGTGTCGCCGCCACACTGTCGTCCTCCCGCTCCCGCTCCTCGGCGCGAGGCGCGTCCGGCTTCGCCACGAGCCGTTCGTCGGAGAAGCCGGTGGTCTCGCTGGCCGTGGGCGACCGCGTCACCCACGACCAGTTCGGGCTGGGCACGGTCATGGCGGTGAAGGGCACGGGCGCGAACGCCGAGGCGACGATCGATTTCGGCGAGGCCAAGCCGAAGCGGTTGCTGCTGCGGTATGCGCCGGTGGAGAAGCTGTAGCGGTACGGGGGCTTTTCGACTGCGGGCCGGTGGGGGCTGGTCGCGCCCCGCGGCGGAGCCGCTGATCGACTCAGCCCCGCGCCCCTAAAAACCCGATGCTTACGTCGGGTCCAGGCCGTGGCTGCGCAGCCACGGCAGCGGGTCGATCGCCGAGCCGCCGGCCGGGCGGACCTCGAAGTGCAGGTGCGGGCCGGTGGAGTTGCCCGAGTTGCCGCTGTACGCGATCGGGTCACCGGCCTTGACGGTCGTACCGGAGGCGACGCGGTAGCTGGAGAGGTGGCAGTACCACGTCTCCGTGCCGTCCTTCGCGGTCACGATCATCATGTTGCCGTAGGCGCTGTTCCACTGCGTCCGGACGACGCCGTCCGTCGCGGCCATCACGGTCGTGCCGTACGAGACCGGGAAGTCGATGCCGGTGTGCACGGACATCCAGTTGACGCCGGCCTGGCCGTAGTAGGCGCTGAGGCCGTGCTGGGCGACCGGGAGGGCGAACTTGGGGCGCAGCCGCTCTTTGCGGGCCGCCTCCTCCGCCGCCTTCTTCTTCTCGGCCTCCTGCTGGGCCTTGAGGTCGATGCGCTCCTGCGTCCGGCTGGCCCGGTCGGCGAAGTCGTCGGCGCCCGCGGAGAGGGACTCGAGCTGGGTGTCCAGCTTGTTGTTCGCGGCGGACGGTTTGACGGACTTCGTCGTCGCGTCGGACGCGGTCGTCGAGGTGTCCTTGCCGTCGCTCATGCTGCCCATGGAGGCGGCCGCGATGCCCGTGACCCCCATGACGCACGCGGAGGGCACCGCGATCTTCATCAGCGCGGAGCGCTTGGCGGGCGTACGGCGGCGGGAACG includes:
- a CDS encoding M23 family metallopeptidase, whose protein sequence is MTTPTPASDASSAHYASYGTQEAQYGDFASYGYDTGAHTTTAHFDTDPLFGSLPGDSAQSTGTYDAQQWPTDSHQALNYDMYAAQHHAAYDTGTYDTTGWTGEHQQLSAIPPQVGAVDASGQWDAGAWLQPDQSGNAADQTQHWQWGTQAFDTGAYDATQWNSDGVTPDHEEPVDHQSTALFEQVSYDEPAAHDTELSSTGELPALSEDDSDAAPLLDDQEDPTPAPGSRMAARNAGRSRRRTPAKRSALMKIAVPSACVMGVTGIAAASMGSMSDGKDTSTTASDATTKSVKPSAANNKLDTQLESLSAGADDFADRASRTQERIDLKAQQEAEKKKAAEEAARKERLRPKFALPVAQHGLSAYYGQAGVNWMSVHTGIDFPVSYGTTVMAATDGVVRTQWNSAYGNMMIVTAKDGTETWYCHLSSYRVASGTTVKAGDPIAYSGNSGNSTGPHLHFEVRPAGGSAIDPLPWLRSHGLDPT